The genomic region CATAGATAGGTCATCTAATTTATAGATGGTTTCTTGAAATTCATCCCCCAATGCGCAGGTCATAGCTTGTATCAAGTGTCCTGAATAGTTGAGGATACAATACTTTTCGGCATCATTTCCAAAGTAAAGTTCCGCATCTTTTAAGCAGAGCATTTCCATTGAATGGGAAAAAATTTCAACAGTGTCAAGGGTTCCTTCAATGAAATATTTATTTGGATTATTAAAATAGGAAAGCACAAATTGTAAGGTATGCCCAAACTCATGTGTCAATACTCTAACATCAGTATCATTATTCTGAAACTGCGAATAAATTAATGGTGTGTCAATTTCACTGACATAGGTAGCATAGCCCATATTAACTTTATTGGGTCTATCCATATAGTCAATGCTATTCGCGTCGAGCATAGATTGGTATATTTGGAGCCAGTCTTGTGACAATCCTCCTAAAACTTGTTTAAGTTTATCGATCGTTACATCTTCTTTTTTTTCTTCCAACTGAGGAAACCCATCGTTAAAGAAATTGTTGTCATAATATGTTATGTTCTCAAGATGTAAATTTTTCTTCTTGAATGCGAAAATTTGTTGATATACTTCTTTAAAATTTTCGACGACGGCATCTCTATATTTTTTCAAATCCTTGTAATCATAGCCTATACGATTCCATTTTATCAAAGAAAATTCCACATACGAATCATAGCCCAATTCTTTAGCATAAGCATTTCTAATTTTAATAAGGTCGATGAGTTTTGTATAGAAGAAGACTTTATTTTTCGTATGATACGTTGCTAAGGCATCAAATGCTTTTTTTCTCTTCTGTCTATCCGCATCTTTCACATAGTTATATAGCTTACTGACAGGTATTTCTCCGTCTTCCCACTTTACTTTTGACTGAGATTTAAACTCCACGAGCTCTCTTTCTAGAGTACTTTCCTTTTGCATCAGCTCTCTAGCTTTCTCGTTTATTTCATATGAGGAATTTTTAATATCGTAATATGAATTATCGCCAAATTCTGTCTTAATTTCATCCATAAATGGGCTATCGGAAATTATTTTTTTCAATTGACTATCGCGAACAATAATTTCTGGATAAGTTTGAGTATAAAACTCATAGTTCGATTTTAACTCAGTCTGTGTGGTATCTCCAAAGAATCGAAATTGATTGAGTTGATATTGCAATCCAAATTCATTCTTAATCTCTTGAAACTTCTTAAATTCAGCTTTAAATTCTTCAAACCTTTTAGCGTCTTTGATATTCTTAAGTTGATTATCCAAATTGTTAAGGACTTCGGTCTTGTCTAATTTTACTAATGCGATAGTATTTATATTTTGCATATTTAACGAATTATATAAATACAAATGTAGCCAAATAGCTAATTTTGAATGTCAAAATATACCAAAAAATGGACTCCAGAAGACAGCAAAGAATTGCTCAATTATTACAAGAAGAATTTAGTAAAATGCTCATGAACGATATTAAGTCCTATCTAATGGGCACTTTTGCCACTTTGACCTTCGTCAATGTTTCTTCAGATTTAGGAATCGCGCGAATTAATATCAGTATTCTAGCCAGTGATAAAAAGCAGGAAATAATAAATAATCTCAATAACCATAAAGCAGAAATTAGAAAAATTCTAGGCAATAGAATGCGCAATGATTTGAGAGTGATACCGGATATTATTTTCCATCTTGATGAACGACTGGATTATGTAGAGAAAATAGATGATTTATTTAAGAAGATAAAGGAAGAAGACGAGAAGATTTGATAATTTACAAGTTTTTTTCTATTTTTGCATGTAATATGAAGAAGAAAAAAGTGACACTTGCCGATATTATTAAGAGATGGAAGCATGAACGCGAGAAGCATAATAAAGATTATGCAAGGCTAGTTGGGTCTGCTGAATACAAGATTGTCATCGAAAATCTGAAACAAGAAAAGACTACTAATGTACCAGTATTATGAAGTAGAGCATTTAACCTTTGTCTTCGTAACAAAAAATCAAGTTGAATATTCAATCTATTTCAAATCTTCTCCTTACTTTTTAGGAGATGAATCATTACCATATGCTTCATTTATTTATGAATTTATAATCGAATCTAAGCATTTAGACGATAAAGTCCTAATTCCACTGGATAAAAGAACAGGGGAAACAATTGCATCAATATTAGCAAATTTCTATTTAAAATTCGATCACTCAGTAACCATTTATATTTGTGATTCATCAGATAATCGACAGTTAGCCAGAAAATTAAAATTCGACCATTGGTTTATAGATTATAATTCCGACAAAAGTCTAGTAAAAATTTCTGAAGAATTGATAGATAGTGATGGTGTTTCCTATCCGGTGTCTCTGATTGTGAAGTATAATAATCCATATTTTCTTGACATAGTTGATCGATTTCGTAACTTAAAGGAAGATTACACAAAATAATATGTTGTTAGTTGATATTTTAAATTTTTTGAATTTAGAAATTAGTTCAACAAACTACACTAATTTCTGTAAAGCGCTCGAATATCTCAATCACAAATACTATATCGATGCCGAGCAAGTTATATCAGACTATGACTATGATATTTTGTTTAAGAAAATTGAAAAATTTGAAGAAGAACATCCTGAAATAGATAGCAAAAACTCTCCGACAAAACAGGTAGCCAAAGGTGCTCAAGCTAGTTTTGAAACGGTGGCACACTCAGTGCCTATGCTTTCTTTGTCTAATTCATACGATGCGGAAGACTTGAAAGATTTTGATGATTCCATTAAGAAAGAATTAGGCAAAGCTAGTTATGAATACTATGTAGAACCTAAATTTGATGGTAGTAGTATTGCACTTTTGTATCAAAACAACAAACTAGTAAGGGCTGCTACTAGAGGAGATGGTACCCGAGGCGAAGATATTACTGCAAATGCTCGTATGGTCAAACATATTTTGCAAGTGGTAGATTTTAAAAAATTGGGATATGATACAGTGGAGCTAAGAGGTGAGGTCGTTATCAACAAATCTGTTTTTGAGAAAATGAATGAAGCGAGAGAGGCACAAGGGCTCGCTACATTTCAAAATACAAGGAATACAGCTAGTGGCTCACTGCGAATGAAAGACAATGCTGAGGTTAAGAATAGGAATTTAGAAGCGTTTATTTATAATGTAGGTTTTGTGAGTCCCGAAGCTGGCAATGGAAGTTTAGAGCAGTCACAAGCTTTGAACATCGAACAATTGAGCAAGCTGGGATTTCAGTCTGCCCAGGGTCTCGGCAAATCATGCAAGACTATAGAGGAAGTTATTTCCTTCTGTAATGAGTGGGAAGAAAAAAGAGCTCATTTTGACTATGACATCGATGGCATGGTCATTAAACTCAATTCTATTTCACAACAAATGAATTTAGGATCGACATCACACCACCCGAAATGGGCGATTGCCTATAAATTTAAGGCTATAGAAAAACCAACCAAACTTCTTAATATTGAATATCAAGTGGGGCGCACGGGGATTGTGACTCCTGTCGCCAAGGTAGAACCAGTAAGTGTCGGGGGAGTGACTGTGAGAAGTATTTCTCTGCACAATGAGGATAATATCCGATCCAAGGATATCCGAATAGGGGATATTGTCTATATCGAACGAGCAGGAGATGTTATACCACAAATAACACGCGTTGCGGTTGTTGTAGAGACGCATTGCAATGCGTCTCTACAACGACCCGATTTTGAATATATCAAAACCTGCCCCTCTTGTTCATCTGAATTGATACGGAGAGATGGAGAGGCGGCGTGGAGGTGCATCAATACGGCTCATTGCCCCGCTCAGAATCTTGAAAAAATTATCTATTTTGCATCGAAGGATGCTATGAATATTAATGGATTGGGCAAGGATATTATCAAGCGATTTATGGACCAAGGTTTTATAAAAGACATCCCTTCTATTTATGAATTGAATTATGAAGAAATAGTAAAACTGGATGGTTGGAAGGAAAAGTCGGTGGATAATTTGAAGCAAGGAATCGAAGAGTCGAAGTCTAATGAAATGTATCGACTCCTAATAGCCATGGGTATAGACGGCGTAGGAAATACGATGGCAAAATCACTGGCGAAGAAGGTGAGTTATCTGTTCGACTTTCAAAACTATACCATCGAACAGTGGGTGGCGATAGATGATGTTGGCCCCAAGTTAGCACAATCACTTTATGATTTTTTTCACAATGAAAATAATTTAGCCCTATTACACAAACTGGAGTTATTGGGAGTCAATCTCAAGGGATCTGAAATCAATACTTCAGGAGCACTTTACGGCAAACAAATTGTATTCACTGGATTTCGAAATCCAGAATTGGAAAAAAAGATAGAAGCACTAGGAGGTGAGGTAGGCAATAGCCTGTCAAAGAAAACTTCTATCCTCGTCATGAAAGAAAAAGGAAGCGGAAGCTCGAAGGAAAAGAAGGCTTTGGACTATGGAGTAGAGGTGATGACGGTGGAGGAGTTTGAAAACTTTCTCAAGGTATAAAGTTGCTCCTTTTTCCACAAAAAATCCATTTTTCCACACTGCAACATTTTTTAATCAAACTACTACTTTTTTGTTAAACAAATGTACTAATATTGACGTCATAATCTTGAACCTTAAAACTACAGATTATGAAAAAGGAAATTTCAAAATTTAGAGTTGTATCCAAAACAGATACAAGTGTTAAACCTGGACCAGATTCAGGAATCGGTGCAGGGACGGGCTCAAATAAACCCAAACCACAAAGCTAAATCTAGCTTTTATGAAAATTAATGCTGTGCAGTTACCTGCATACTAGTCTTCTTCATCCATACTATTGGCTATAAAAATAGCTGCAAAAGCCATAGCAATATCTTTGAGCATAAGAGGCAGTGCCATTGGGTTCGTATTCATTGAAGGCATATGAACCAGTATGACAAATAAGAAAAACATTACTGCCAGTAAATATCCTGCAATTTTTTGATATTTGTGATTAATCAAAACGGCCACGCCATAGGCTATCAATGCGCCTCCAGTAATATAAACCCATACGATAGGAGACATTGGAAGCCAACTCGGCACCATCGTAGTCATGCCTTGACCATATCTGAAGTGCAGAATCCCAAATGTAATCATAACAGCCGCGAATACATACTTGGCTATGCGAGAGGTAACAAAAGTGCTCATATATTATTGGGTTTTGGTTATGTACAAATATAATACAATCGGCAAGACTTTTTTAATTTATATAAATTTGTACTTGTTTTTCATAATTTAATAGTATAAAAGTATGCGTATTGCGGTCGTAGGTGCCACAGGTTTAGTAGGACAAAAAATGCTTCAGGTGTTAGCAGAAAGAAATTTTCCTGTTACAGAATTGATACCAGTAGCCTCTGAGAGAAGTGTAGGTAAGGAAATTGAGTACCAATCCAAGAAATACAAAATAGTTTCCATGCAGGATGCTATTGCCATGAAACCGAAAATCGCCTTGTTTTCTGCAGGTGGATCTACTTCCTTAGAGTGGGCACCTAAGTTTGCCGAAGTAGGTACGACAGTGATAGATAACAGTTCGGCTTGGCGCATGCACCCAGATAAAAAATTAGTCGTTCCAGAGGTTAATGCAGAAGTTTTGACCAAAGAAGATAAAATTGTAGCGAATCCGAATTGCTCCACCATACAGCTGGTGGTAGCCCTTAAACCCCTAAATGATATAAATCCCATGAGGAGAGTGGTAGTGAGTACCTATCAATCTGTTACGGGTACAGGAGTTAAAGCCGTCGCTCAAATGCAAAACGAGCGCAAAGGAGTTCAAGGCGATATGGCATACAAATATCAGATAGATATGAATTTGATTCCTCAAATCGATGTATTTCTGGAGAATGGATATACTAAAGAGGAACAGAAAATAATGGATGAGACAAAAAAAATTATGGGATTGCCTGATCTAAAAATAACAACTACAACTGTCAGAGTGCCAGTTATGGGCGGACATAGCGAGTCTGTCAATGTACAATTTAAAAATCCTATTGACCTAGCACAAGTGGCAACATCGTTGGTTAATTTTAATGGAATAAAGCTTTTAGACAATCCCAGTGAGGCGCAATATCCTATGCCTATTACTGCCCACGATAATGATTATGTATGGGTAGGTAGAATCCGTAAAGATGATAGTGCAGATAATGCTATCAATCTATGGATTGTTTCAGATAACTTGCGAAAAGGAGCCGCTACCAATGCTGTGCAGATTGCAGAGTATCTCGTATCAAATGAATTAGTTTAAAGTGTAAAGTTGAAAGCGAAAAGTTAAAAGAAAAGTTGAAAGGAAATATTAAAACTTTTCACTTTCAACTTTTAGCTGATTCCTATATTATCTTATTGTAAAATCTAGCTTAAATGATTGTAAAAACCGACAATCTTCATCTACCTTTGTGGTAAAATTGAAAAGATGGAACTAGAAGGCGCAAAAATCTTATTGGTAGATGATGAGGAAGATATTCTGGAATTTCTAGAACATGTATTGAGCAAAGCAGGTGCGAAAGTCATAATTGGAGTCAACGGACAAGATGCTATCACCTTAGCTCAAAAGCATACTCCCGATATTATTATTTTAGATAAGATGATGCCTGTCATGGATGGAGTAACTGCCTGTCGGGAATTGCGAAAAATAGATACACTCAAAAAAACCAAAATTGTGATGCTTTCTGCTATTTCAGATACAGAAAGTCAAATAGAAGGATTAGAGTTGGGAGCAGATGATTATTTAGTCAAACCTATAAAGTCCAATTTATTGATTTCCAAAATTAAATCACAATTACGCCAATTTAAAAGTCTGAAGCAGGACAAGCCAGAAGTCATTGAGTATAAACATATCAAAATAGATAGATCCAGATTCATAGTTCATATTTCTGGAAATGATATTACGCTGCCTAAAAAGGAATTTGAACTTCTATACTTACTTATGTCTCAGCCAGACCATGTATTTCGAAGAGAGGAAATTCTGGAAACCGTTTGGGGGAAAGATGTCTATATTGGAGATAGAACCATCGATGTACATATTCGAAAAATACGCGAAAAAATAGGCGATGATTATTTTAAGACCATAAAAGGAATCGGCTATAAATTTGTAGCGTTTTGAATGGACTCACTCAAGGAAAAATAGCTCTTATTATAGCACTGACAGTATTATTTAGTCAGTGGGTGGGCATGGTTTACATCTACTATGCTATCGGTGCATTTCAAAAGTATCTATTTATACTTCCATTATTGGCTTCTTTGTTAGTTTATTTTTTAATTCTAGCTCTCATTGAGTATTTCATTCTACGAAAAGTCAAAATTCTTTATAGAACTATTGGAGGTATAGGTAGGAAAATAGATAAACCTTCGCTCAAGGACCCTGAGTTGTTTGAAAATTTAAGAACCCAAGTGGAAATTTTTCAAAAAGAAAAAACGACGGAAATAGAAGTCCTCAAAGAAAATGAAAAATTTAGACGTGAGTTTATAGGCAATGTTTCGCATGAACTGAAAACACCTCTAACTTCTATTCAGGGATTTGTAGAGATTCTGCTCGAGGAGGCCCAGTCTGGGAAACCTGCCGAAGTGAAGTACCTTCAGAAAATAGCGAATAATTCAGACCGATTGATAGATATCGTGCAAGATCTGACTATGATCTCTCAAGCAGAATCGAATGAGCTAATATTGAATTTAGAAAAATTCCATATATATGAATTAGTGCTTACTGTTATGGATTCTTTAGAAGAAATGGCTAAAGAAAAACGCACGATTATAGAAGTAAAGGATCTCAATCATATCTCTTATCAAGTATACGCGGATAAACAAAAAATATATCAGGTACTCTATAATTTGATAGAGAATGCTATCTTTTATTGTCCACCGCAGTCTAAAATTGCTATTCGTTTTTTTGATTTAGAGAGCAATATCATGGTAGAAGTAGCTGATAATGGGGAAGGCATTACATTAGAGCACCTTCCGAGAATTTTTGAGCGATTTTACCGAGTAGATCCAAATCGCAGCCGTGCCAAAGGTGGTTCTGGTCTAGGACTCAGTATCGTCAAAAAAATCATCGAAGCCCATGGCTATACCATACAGGTAGATAGTCAGGTGAATAAAGGTACTCGATTCCGATTTGGATTGAAAAAGGGTTAGAGATTTCATTCATCTTGAAATTTATGAACACCCATACTAAACAAAGCTAAATCATATTTAACAGGGTCGTTTTTGTCCATTTTTCTCAGTTTCTCTGTAAGCTTAAGTGCCGTTTTCCAGTTAGGCTTGTCAGCTTCACCTATGAGCTTTAGATTATTGGTTAGTCGAATGACATGTACGTCAAGAGGCATAATCAATTGAGAAGGTTTAATCGTTTTCCATAGACCAAAATCCACTTCATCCTTTCTCACCATCCATCTCAGATACATACAGAGGCGTTTACATGCAGCGCCACTGACGGGAGTAGAAATATGTTTTAAATTGCGCTTTTCATGCGGCACTAATTCTGATAGATATAGATAGAAATGGGACAGGTGTGATTCTATGGTTTTATGAGATGCATTATTTTTTATAGCAAATGCTTCTTCTAATGAATGGTATGTCGCATAGTGTTTCTGAAAAGCCCGTATGTAAAAATCCAAATCAGAGGCGTTGAAGGTGCGGTGTTTGAATTTCGATATTCTTGTAAAGTCTTTATTAGAATAGTTTCGCACAAACTCATAGGGATTATATTTCATGAGTTCCATCAATTCCTTAGATTTTGAAATAATGATATCTCTTCGACCCCATGAAAATATAGCAGCAAAAAATCCTGCTATCTCTATGTCTTGTAACATGGAAAAACTATGAGGAATCGAGATGGGATCATTGGCTATAAAACTTGACTGGGCATAGTTTTCATAGGCTAGGTCTAATCGTAGTTTTAGACTAGTAGGCATTTCTATTCTAAACTATGTCCTTCCATATCCAGAATCGGAATCAAACTAGGTTTGGTTAATTCTGAAGCTCTGAAACTAAATTCTTTTTCATAAATATCTAGCCCCACATAATAGGTCACAGAAATAAGATTGCTAAGCGCAGCTACTTCACCATATACCGTTTCAAATTTTATAAAGGAAATAGGAGGAATGGATTCCAAGAAATAGCGGAGCTTAGAAGATATTTTCTCCTCGCCACTGGCTTCGGTCACTATTAATATATTTTGAAGCGAATGCTCATTCTTATTTATGATGTAGAGATCCCAGGCTTGATTCTGTTGGGGGATGATAGCGAGCTGAAATCCTGTAGGAGTAGGGATATGAATGTCTTTTTTCAATGTGAATTTTTAAAACTATCGCAAATCTAATAGAAAATATTTATTTAGTAAGAACGCGCCTCAAGGCGCATTCCTACATAATCTAACAAATGACTTTATTTCTTGTTTTTATGTGCGAAAATAGGCCGCATCTTTGCATTATAAAAAAACAAGAATATGATAGAAAAAACCAAAATAGTAATCAGACTTTGTTTTAATTTCTTTCAAAACTGGAAGTCTGATTTAGAAGAAATCAAACGTCTCGAACAAATATTAAAAAAGACCAATTAATAACCATTTAAATTATTCAAAATGAAATCAATTCAAAAAGTTTTATGGCTATTCGCTCTGTGCACGAATATGCTGTTTTTCTCAAAAAACGTAAATGCACAGTGTAGTAGTTTTAATGTGACCGCTTCTAAAACAGCTGATGGCTCCAGCCTTGGAGACGTGACACTAACCGCTAGTGTTACTGGTAGTTCAGGATGGACCGTATATCGCTGGGTTACATCAAGCTATTCACACCTTGGCTGGGGAGCAGTTATCAATAACCGGAACGCGGGATCATACTGTGTGATTGCTACTGATTCAAGTAGTTCAGGGGTTTGTATTGATACCTTCTGTCTGACGGTAACAGATACAGGTAGTTTTAATTGTGCCAATTTGCAATCTTCATTATACGAAGCAGACTCTTGCCAAATAGGAGATGTCAATCTATACACAAATGTTTGGGGAGGATCTGGCAGCTATTCTTATAGCTGGAATACAGGCGCTACTAGTCAAAATCTTTTGAATAGAACGAATGGTACATTTACTGTCATTATCACGGATATTCTTTATGGCTGTAAGGATACGTTACAAATAACTGTAGTCGATGACACTTGCAATCCTTGTATAAATTTCAAAAGTAACAGCATTATCAATGAATCCGACTATTGTCAGAAAAATGATGTTACCCTGACAGCCATTAAATGGACTGGAAGTCAAAAATTTAAATATTTATGGAATACAGGAGCCACTACACAGTCTATCTATAATAAGGGAGCTGGTTCTTATTGGGTTAAAATTACTGATTCTGTTTATGGTTGTATAGATACCTTATTTATTACCGTCACGGATGATACTTGCTCTCCTTGCCAATATTTCAATGCATGGATATACGAAAATGATTCTTGTCAGAAAAATGATATTCGCTTGACCGCATATCCTCAAGATAGTCTTGGTAATACTAGATACAAATATTTGTGGAATACAGGTACAATAACAAATACGCTGAGTAACAGAGGTGCAGGGAGTTACTGGGTGAGAGTGACAGATAGTATTTTAGGATGCATCGATACTGCTTTTATTACAGTGGCAGATGACACATGTAATCCATGTCAGAATTTCGGTGGATATATGTATAAGTATGATAGCTGCCAATCTAATGATATAAAAGTATATGCCTACGCCTGGGGTGGTTCTGGAAATTACTCATATAACTGGAGCACAGGTTCTACGGCTAGTTTCTTGACAAATCGAGGAACAGGATGGTATAAAGTAACTATTACGGATGTGGTCAATGGTTGTGTCTATAAAGATTCAATTTATGCTATTGATTCTAATTTTAAATGCTGTCGTGCTTGGTTTTATACCTCTGATAGTGCTGTAGCGTCGACCAAGACCTTCTATGGCTATTCAAATATAAAAGATTCCACAAGTGGAGGAAGTACAAGCTATTCATGGAACTTTGGCGATGGCACTACAGGTACAGGTCAGTCCAAGAGTCATACCTACACCCGTGCTGGGAATAAAACCGTTTGTCTCTATATAAGTACGGCTTCTGGCTGCAAGGATACGTTCTGCTCTGTAGTTAATTCTCCTGCTCCTGGCAAAAACTTGAAAGTTTCCCATTACGGCATACCATATATCAAAGATACCCATCGCTACACCTATATTACCTATCAGAATATTGGTACAACTACTGAAAATGGAATTGTAGAGTATAAATATCCTGCAGGCATGACTTTGATTTCGAGTACGATTAGTCCTTTGACCCATATCGGCAATAAAATAACATTCAGTGTGGGTAGTCTAGCACCTGGTGCGAGTGGTACGATTTATGTTGTAATGAAAACACCAATGAGCTTCACGCTCGGTTCTATTAAATGTGATACCGCTATCATACTGCCAGTATCTGGAGACATAGCGCCCACCAATAATGCGTCCTATGAATGTGATAGTGTAGTAGCTTCTTGGGATCCGAATGATAAAACACCAAACCCTAAAGGAATAGGCCTCGATGGAAACATTCCGCCTACCACGAACGAGATAGGTTATTTGATTCGATTTGAAAATGAAGGAAACTGGAGAACCTATCGTGTACGGGTAGATGATGAAATCGATGCATCGTTTGATATCAACTCGCTTATGATAGGTGATGCTAGCCATGCCTATAGACTAGTGAGAAAGGACAACAAACTGACTTGGTATTTTGATAATATCGAACTTACTCCGAAGTCGGTAGATCCGAATAGAAGTCATGGCTATATTCAATATACCTTGCAGTTGAAACCAGGCTTATCACTCGGCACGCAGATAAAGAATACAGCTTATATTTACTTTGATGCGAATCCTGCTATTATCACCAATACAACCAAGAATACGCTGAAAAATACAGATGGTTCTTCAGCGGTACGCAGTATAGAGTATTCTGATTTGCTCGACTTTAACCTAACTAAGCATGGAGATAAATTGATGATAAGTTCACCTTCAAAAATGGAACACATCAAAATCTTCGATATGTCAGGTAAGTTGTTGTTGGATTCTCAAGTTGGTTCAGATAGATTTGAATCGAATCAAGCTATCATAACAAGCGGTATTTATATTATTCATGTAGAAATCGATAAACAAACCGTCATTAAGAAGTTTCAATTCTGATTTTGTTTTTCTTTTTGGATTCATTCCGAGAGGCTGTCAATTTTTGACAGCCTCTTTTGTTTTTTTTACCATGATTAAATATTAAATAGACAATACCTTTGCTTCAAACAATAATTCATGACACGTGTTCGAACCAGATTTGCCCCATCTCCTACAGGCCCGCTGCATATTGGTGGCGTACGAACAGCTTTGTACTCATACTTGTTTGCTAAAAAGCACGGCGGTGATTTCTTATTGCGGATAGAGGATACAGATACTGCAAGAACGGTACCAGGTTCAGAAGATGTCATCAACGAATCACTCAACTGGTGTGGCATTATCCCCGACGAAGGCATAACCCAAGGTGGTCCTCATGCTCCTTATCGTCAGTCAGAGCGCAAACCTATGTATCTCCAATACGCTGAACAGCTTGTGAATAGTGGCAAGGCCTATTATGCTTTC from Chitinophagales bacterium harbors:
- a CDS encoding TIGR02757 family protein, whose product is MPTSLKLRLDLAYENYAQSSFIANDPISIPHSFSMLQDIEIAGFFAAIFSWGRRDIIISKSKELMELMKYNPYEFVRNYSNKDFTRISKFKHRTFNASDLDFYIRAFQKHYATYHSLEEAFAIKNNASHKTIESHLSHFYLYLSELVPHEKRNLKHISTPVSGAACKRLCMYLRWMVRKDEVDFGLWKTIKPSQLIMPLDVHVIRLTNNLKLIGEADKPNWKTALKLTEKLRKMDKNDPVKYDLALFSMGVHKFQDE
- a CDS encoding T9SS type A sorting domain-containing protein, with the translated sequence MKSIQKVLWLFALCTNMLFFSKNVNAQCSSFNVTASKTADGSSLGDVTLTASVTGSSGWTVYRWVTSSYSHLGWGAVINNRNAGSYCVIATDSSSSGVCIDTFCLTVTDTGSFNCANLQSSLYEADSCQIGDVNLYTNVWGGSGSYSYSWNTGATSQNLLNRTNGTFTVIITDILYGCKDTLQITVVDDTCNPCINFKSNSIINESDYCQKNDVTLTAIKWTGSQKFKYLWNTGATTQSIYNKGAGSYWVKITDSVYGCIDTLFITVTDDTCSPCQYFNAWIYENDSCQKNDIRLTAYPQDSLGNTRYKYLWNTGTITNTLSNRGAGSYWVRVTDSILGCIDTAFITVADDTCNPCQNFGGYMYKYDSCQSNDIKVYAYAWGGSGNYSYNWSTGSTASFLTNRGTGWYKVTITDVVNGCVYKDSIYAIDSNFKCCRAWFYTSDSAVASTKTFYGYSNIKDSTSGGSTSYSWNFGDGTTGTGQSKSHTYTRAGNKTVCLYISTASGCKDTFCSVVNSPAPGKNLKVSHYGIPYIKDTHRYTYITYQNIGTTTENGIVEYKYPAGMTLISSTISPLTHIGNKITFSVGSLAPGASGTIYVVMKTPMSFTLGSIKCDTAIILPVSGDIAPTNNASYECDSVVASWDPNDKTPNPKGIGLDGNIPPTTNEIGYLIRFENEGNWRTYRVRVDDEIDASFDINSLMIGDASHAYRLVRKDNKLTWYFDNIELTPKSVDPNRSHGYIQYTLQLKPGLSLGTQIKNTAYIYFDANPAIITNTTKNTLKNTDGSSAVRSIEYSDLLDFNLTKHGDKLMISSPSKMEHIKIFDMSGKLLLDSQVGSDRFESNQAIITSGIYIIHVEIDKQTVIKKFQF
- a CDS encoding response regulator transcription factor gives rise to the protein MELEGAKILLVDDEEDILEFLEHVLSKAGAKVIIGVNGQDAITLAQKHTPDIIILDKMMPVMDGVTACRELRKIDTLKKTKIVMLSAISDTESQIEGLELGADDYLVKPIKSNLLISKIKSQLRQFKSLKQDKPEVIEYKHIKIDRSRFIVHISGNDITLPKKEFELLYLLMSQPDHVFRREEILETVWGKDVYIGDRTIDVHIRKIREKIGDDYFKTIKGIGYKFVAF
- the ligA gene encoding NAD-dependent DNA ligase LigA, encoding MNLEISSTNYTNFCKALEYLNHKYYIDAEQVISDYDYDILFKKIEKFEEEHPEIDSKNSPTKQVAKGAQASFETVAHSVPMLSLSNSYDAEDLKDFDDSIKKELGKASYEYYVEPKFDGSSIALLYQNNKLVRAATRGDGTRGEDITANARMVKHILQVVDFKKLGYDTVELRGEVVINKSVFEKMNEAREAQGLATFQNTRNTASGSLRMKDNAEVKNRNLEAFIYNVGFVSPEAGNGSLEQSQALNIEQLSKLGFQSAQGLGKSCKTIEEVISFCNEWEEKRAHFDYDIDGMVIKLNSISQQMNLGSTSHHPKWAIAYKFKAIEKPTKLLNIEYQVGRTGIVTPVAKVEPVSVGGVTVRSISLHNEDNIRSKDIRIGDIVYIERAGDVIPQITRVAVVVETHCNASLQRPDFEYIKTCPSCSSELIRRDGEAAWRCINTAHCPAQNLEKIIYFASKDAMNINGLGKDIIKRFMDQGFIKDIPSIYELNYEEIVKLDGWKEKSVDNLKQGIEESKSNEMYRLLIAMGIDGVGNTMAKSLAKKVSYLFDFQNYTIEQWVAIDDVGPKLAQSLYDFFHNENNLALLHKLELLGVNLKGSEINTSGALYGKQIVFTGFRNPELEKKIEALGGEVGNSLSKKTSILVMKEKGSGSSKEKKALDYGVEVMTVEEFENFLKV
- a CDS encoding aspartate-semialdehyde dehydrogenase, producing the protein MRIAVVGATGLVGQKMLQVLAERNFPVTELIPVASERSVGKEIEYQSKKYKIVSMQDAIAMKPKIALFSAGGSTSLEWAPKFAEVGTTVIDNSSAWRMHPDKKLVVPEVNAEVLTKEDKIVANPNCSTIQLVVALKPLNDINPMRRVVVSTYQSVTGTGVKAVAQMQNERKGVQGDMAYKYQIDMNLIPQIDVFLENGYTKEEQKIMDETKKIMGLPDLKITTTTVRVPVMGGHSESVNVQFKNPIDLAQVATSLVNFNGIKLLDNPSEAQYPMPITAHDNDYVWVGRIRKDDSADNAINLWIVSDNLRKGAATNAVQIAEYLVSNELV
- a CDS encoding GHKL domain-containing protein; its protein translation is MNGLTQGKIALIIALTVLFSQWVGMVYIYYAIGAFQKYLFILPLLASLLVYFLILALIEYFILRKVKILYRTIGGIGRKIDKPSLKDPELFENLRTQVEIFQKEKTTEIEVLKENEKFRREFIGNVSHELKTPLTSIQGFVEILLEEAQSGKPAEVKYLQKIANNSDRLIDIVQDLTMISQAESNELILNLEKFHIYELVLTVMDSLEEMAKEKRTIIEVKDLNHISYQVYADKQKIYQVLYNLIENAIFYCPPQSKIAIRFFDLESNIMVEVADNGEGITLEHLPRIFERFYRVDPNRSRAKGGSGLGLSIVKKIIEAHGYTIQVDSQVNKGTRFRFGLKKG
- the rbfA gene encoding 30S ribosome-binding factor RbfA gives rise to the protein MDSRRQQRIAQLLQEEFSKMLMNDIKSYLMGTFATLTFVNVSSDLGIARINISILASDKKQEIINNLNNHKAEIRKILGNRMRNDLRVIPDIIFHLDERLDYVEKIDDLFKKIKEEDEKI